One stretch of Roseovarius mucosus DNA includes these proteins:
- a CDS encoding ketosteroid isomerase-related protein, whose translation MNETVKAYFDAFNRGDVPAMLACLSDDVRHHVNEGQVRTGKDLFRDFCDHMSRCYREELTDMVIFDAKGGTRAAAEFVVNGTYLETDAGLPEAHGQTYILPAGSFFTLKDGLITRVVTYYNLADWVKQVSA comes from the coding sequence ATGAACGAGACCGTCAAAGCCTATTTCGATGCCTTCAACAGGGGCGATGTGCCCGCGATGCTGGCCTGTCTGAGCGATGATGTGCGCCATCATGTGAACGAAGGGCAGGTGCGGACGGGCAAGGACCTGTTTCGTGACTTTTGCGACCATATGAGCCGGTGTTACCGCGAAGAGTTGACCGATATGGTGATCTTTGACGCCAAGGGCGGCACACGGGCGGCGGCGGAATTCGTGGTCAATGGCACCTATCTGGAAACCGATGCGGGCCTGCCAGAGGCACACGGCCAGACCTATATCCTGCCCGCCGGGTCGTTTTTCACGCTCAAGGATGGGCTGATCACCCGCGTCGTGACCTATTACAACCTTGCAGATTGGGTGAAACAGGTTTCGGCATGA
- a CDS encoding GNAT family N-acetyltransferase produces MIRVARLTGAALSEALPDMARLRIEVFRAYPYLYDGDAAYEERYLQVYRDSADAILVGAYEGDRLIGAATGAPMEDHAGDFGAAFAESGIALERIFYCAESVLLPSYRGQGIGHRFFDLREAQARELGREYAAFCSVVRPKDHQARPEGYQPLDAFWRKRGYAPLSGAIATFNWREIGAESESAHDLQVWMRAL; encoded by the coding sequence ATGATCCGGGTCGCGCGGCTGACGGGGGCGGCGCTGAGTGAGGCGCTGCCGGATATGGCGCGCCTGCGGATCGAAGTGTTTCGCGCCTACCCCTATCTCTATGACGGCGATGCCGCCTATGAAGAGCGGTATTTGCAGGTTTACCGCGACAGTGCCGATGCCATTCTGGTGGGGGCCTATGAGGGCGACCGGCTGATTGGTGCCGCCACGGGCGCGCCGATGGAAGATCACGCAGGCGATTTCGGCGCGGCCTTTGCCGAGAGCGGCATCGCCTTGGAGCGGATCTTTTACTGCGCCGAAAGCGTGCTGCTGCCCAGCTATCGCGGGCAGGGCATTGGCCATCGGTTTTTCGATCTGCGAGAGGCGCAGGCGCGAGAGTTGGGGCGCGAATATGCGGCGTTCTGTTCGGTTGTGCGGCCCAAGGATCATCAGGCGCGTCCCGAGGGATATCAGCCGCTTGACGCTTTTTGGCGCAAACGGGGCTATGCCCCGCTGTCAGGAGCGATTGCCACATTCAACTGGCGGGAGATTGGCGCAGAAAGCGAGAGCGCGCATGATCTGCAAGTCTGGATGCGCGCGCTCTGA
- a CDS encoding lipid A-modifier LpxR family protein — MTRIFTIALGVSLSAILSLTALTTSAAAQSEGRQRLGYGLLFTNDVLGDTDDRWRTGSITSSRVWGPTWQGQAPSGIGQLLEFRFHGEVIAPENLSRPAALDRPYVGALGFGLHTHFQKAQVDYALGADLIVTGPQTQLDDFQDFLHGFLGGRDVGNRVRRNQIDDGIRPSGVFEASREFELGFARLRPFAEARLGVEDLIRAGADITFGDIGRGELLVRDAVTGHRYRVVRTEQAGTAFLLGADIAYVDDSDYLPARSGVTLTEDRTRVRAGIHWENHNGASLFYGMTWLSEEFDEQREGQFLGAVQFRLRF, encoded by the coding sequence ATGACACGGATTTTCACCATCGCCCTTGGCGTGAGCCTGAGCGCGATACTGAGCCTGACGGCCCTGACCACAAGTGCCGCGGCGCAATCCGAGGGGCGTCAACGTCTGGGCTATGGCCTGCTGTTCACCAATGACGTTCTGGGCGACACGGATGATCGTTGGCGCACCGGGTCGATCACGTCGAGCCGGGTTTGGGGGCCGACATGGCAGGGCCAAGCGCCTTCGGGCATCGGACAGCTGCTGGAATTCCGGTTTCACGGCGAGGTCATCGCACCCGAAAACCTGAGCCGCCCCGCTGCGCTGGATCGGCCCTATGTGGGCGCGCTTGGCTTTGGCCTGCATACGCATTTTCAGAAAGCACAGGTGGATTACGCGCTTGGGGCGGATCTGATCGTGACCGGGCCGCAGACGCAGCTTGATGATTTTCAAGACTTTTTGCACGGCTTTCTGGGCGGGCGCGACGTTGGCAACCGGGTTAGGCGCAATCAGATCGACGATGGGATCCGCCCTTCGGGTGTGTTTGAGGCGAGCCGTGAGTTCGAGCTTGGGTTCGCGCGGTTGCGCCCCTTTGCCGAGGCGCGGCTTGGGGTTGAGGATCTGATCCGGGCCGGGGCCGACATCACCTTTGGGGACATTGGGCGCGGCGAATTGCTGGTGCGGGATGCCGTGACCGGCCATCGTTACCGCGTGGTGAGGACCGAACAGGCGGGCACGGCGTTTCTTTTGGGCGCGGATATCGCCTATGTCGATGACAGTGATTACCTGCCCGCGCGCAGCGGTGTTACCCTGACCGAGGATCGCACCCGCGTGCGGGCGGGCATCCATTGGGAAAACCACAACGGCGCGTCGCTATTCTATGGAATGACATGGCTGAGCGAGGAATTCGACGAGCAGCGCGAAGGCCAATTTCTGGGCGCTGTGCAGTTCCGGCTTCGGTTCTGA
- a CDS encoding Hint domain-containing protein, with product MGTGFRGTFVISWSQTELDGMSTAPVQSLSVGQTWSWRGDAVRVDGPNQLLRLEGANGETVNRKRAARMVRRLVGAAMNNTRELIPAEMEEPLMDLGFVVTDGTRSYTVTIIEVGSEAAPLLMFHDEIPPRGREMWIVHHSLEGMRGASTGPASGGVICFTPGTRIETPEGPRLVEELREGDYVQTRDNGAEEIQWIGSRRMSGARLFAMPKLRPIRLRAGALGIGRPDAELLVSPEHRMLVRGDVARALFNTPEVLVMARDLINNDTVAVDLASREVTYIHLLLPRHQIIWANGVETESFHPASTALSTLDEGDRARLLAINPNLEYEPNHYGGYARRCLSGSEAAILAHEAA from the coding sequence ATGGGGACGGGCTTTCGAGGCACGTTCGTTATTTCCTGGTCGCAAACAGAACTGGATGGGATGTCGACTGCACCGGTGCAGTCGCTTTCGGTAGGACAAACATGGTCCTGGCGGGGCGATGCGGTGCGGGTCGACGGGCCAAATCAACTGTTGCGCCTGGAAGGGGCGAATGGGGAAACCGTGAACCGCAAACGTGCGGCACGGATGGTGCGGCGTCTGGTGGGCGCGGCGATGAACAACACGCGCGAATTGATCCCGGCGGAGATGGAAGAACCGCTGATGGATCTGGGCTTTGTCGTTACCGACGGCACGCGCAGTTACACGGTCACGATCATCGAAGTGGGCAGCGAGGCGGCACCGCTTTTGATGTTTCATGACGAGATTCCGCCGCGAGGGCGCGAGATGTGGATCGTGCATCACTCGCTTGAGGGGATGCGCGGGGCATCTACCGGACCGGCAAGCGGGGGGGTGATCTGTTTCACCCCCGGCACGCGGATCGAGACGCCCGAGGGCCCGCGTCTTGTCGAGGAGTTGCGCGAGGGCGACTACGTGCAGACGCGCGACAATGGGGCCGAGGAAATCCAATGGATCGGCAGTCGCCGGATGAGCGGCGCGCGGCTTTTTGCCATGCCCAAGCTACGGCCGATCCGGTTGCGGGCCGGCGCGCTTGGGATTGGGCGGCCGGATGCCGAATTGCTGGTCAGCCCCGAGCACCGGATGCTGGTGCGGGGCGATGTGGCGCGCGCGCTTTTCAACACGCCCGAGGTGCTGGTGATGGCACGGGACCTGATCAACAATGACACGGTGGCGGTCGATCTGGCATCGCGCGAGGTGACCTATATCCATCTGCTTTTACCCCGCCATCAGATCATCTGGGCCAATGGCGTGGAAACCGAGAGCTTTCATCCCGCGAGCACGGCGCTGTCGACCTTGGATGAAGGTGACCGCGCGCGGCTATTGGCGATCAATCCCAATCTCGAATATGAGCCCAACCATTATGGGGGCTATGCCCGGCGCTGTCTGAGCGGATCGGAGGCGGCGATCCTTGCGCATGAGGCGGCCTGA
- a CDS encoding peroxiredoxin, protein MTPKTVPDVIFHTRVRNPALEGDNPFEWKDVSTADIFAGKRVVVFGLPGAFTPACSESHLPGYERLYDDFLAAGIDRVICTAVNDAFVMFQWGKAQGIEKTMMLPDGNGDFAAGLGMLVDRSRQGMGKRSWRYSMLVEDGSITALFAEPGLQDNPAGVPVKLSDAETLLAHIRQAG, encoded by the coding sequence GTGACCCCCAAAACTGTCCCTGATGTCATCTTTCATACCCGCGTGCGCAATCCGGCGCTGGAGGGCGACAACCCGTTTGAATGGAAGGATGTGAGCACTGCCGATATTTTTGCAGGCAAGCGTGTGGTTGTCTTTGGCCTGCCCGGCGCGTTCACGCCCGCCTGTTCCGAAAGCCACCTGCCCGGCTATGAGCGGCTTTATGACGATTTTCTGGCCGCAGGGATTGACCGGGTGATCTGCACTGCGGTCAACGATGCCTTTGTCATGTTTCAATGGGGCAAGGCGCAGGGGATCGAAAAGACCATGATGCTGCCGGATGGCAATGGCGATTTCGCCGCAGGCCTCGGCATGCTTGTGGATCGCTCGCGGCAAGGGATGGGCAAGCGCAGCTGGCGCTATTCCATGCTGGTGGAGGATGGCAGCATCACCGCTCTTTTTGCCGAGCCGGGGTTGCAGGACAATCCGGCGGGCGTGCCGGTCAAGCTGTCGGATGCCGAGACATTGCTGGCGCATATCCGGCAGGCGGGGTGA
- the rpsD gene encoding 30S ribosomal protein S4, with protein sequence MTKRTSAKYKIDRRMGENIWGRPKSPVNKREYGPGQHGQRRKAKISDFGLQLRAKQKLKGYYGDLTEKQFRRIYAEAERLKGDTGENLIGLLERRLDAVVYRAKFVVTMFAARQFVNHGHVTVNGQRVNIPSYRVKEGDVIEVRDRSKQMTVLLEAVQLAERDVPDYIEADHSKMKATFVRQPGLSDVPYPVMMEPNLVIEFYAQN encoded by the coding sequence GTGACCAAACGCACGTCTGCCAAGTACAAAATTGACCGCCGGATGGGTGAAAACATCTGGGGCCGCCCGAAATCCCCCGTCAACAAGCGTGAATATGGCCCCGGCCAGCACGGTCAGCGCCGGAAGGCAAAGATTTCTGACTTTGGCCTGCAGCTGCGCGCCAAGCAGAAACTGAAGGGCTATTACGGCGACCTGACCGAAAAGCAGTTCCGTCGCATCTATGCCGAGGCCGAGCGTCTTAAGGGCGACACCGGCGAGAACCTGATCGGCCTTCTGGAGCGTCGTCTGGATGCCGTGGTTTACCGCGCCAAATTCGTTGTGACCATGTTTGCTGCACGCCAGTTCGTGAACCATGGCCATGTCACCGTGAATGGCCAGCGGGTCAACATCCCCTCCTACCGTGTGAAAGAGGGCGATGTGATCGAGGTTCGCGACCGTTCCAAGCAGATGACTGTTCTGCTTGAGGCCGTGCAACTGGCCGAGCGCGATGTGCCCGATTACATCGAGGCGGATCATTCCAAGATGAAGGCCACCTTTGTCCGTCAGCCCGGCCTGTCGGATGTGCCTTATCCGGTGATGATGGAACCGAACCTCGTGATCGAATTCTACGCGCAGAACTAA
- the hisC gene encoding histidinol-phosphate transaminase translates to MTKITPQPGIMEIALYKSGEAVIAGKSETLKLSANESPYGASDKAKAAFARSAATLHRYPGTDHADLRAAIAEVHGLDPARVICGVGSDEVLQFVAQAYAGAGDEVIHTEHGFAMYPILAHAVGATPVCVAERDRVVDVDAILSACTARTRIVFIANPGNPTGTILPEAELARLAEGLPESAILVLDGAYTEFADGYDGGVALVEARENVIMTRTFSKAYGLGGLRIGWGYAQGAMIEVLNRIRQPFNLSPTQLATAEAAMRDQEWLTKVVSDTARNRAWLTEALRETGVEVDESHANFVLARFGSEDEAAACDAALRADGIIVRRVGGYGFPNGLRITVGEESACRRVAHVIGLFKGVR, encoded by the coding sequence ATGACCAAGATCACGCCGCAGCCGGGCATCATGGAAATCGCGCTTTACAAGAGCGGGGAGGCCGTGATCGCGGGCAAATCCGAGACGCTGAAACTCTCAGCGAATGAGAGCCCCTATGGGGCCTCGGACAAGGCCAAGGCGGCCTTTGCCCGCTCTGCCGCGACGTTGCACCGCTATCCCGGCACCGACCATGCCGACTTGCGCGCCGCGATTGCCGAGGTGCATGGGCTGGACCCCGCGCGCGTGATCTGTGGCGTGGGATCGGATGAGGTGTTGCAATTCGTGGCCCAAGCCTATGCAGGGGCGGGCGACGAGGTGATCCATACCGAGCACGGCTTTGCCATGTATCCCATTCTGGCGCATGCGGTTGGTGCCACGCCGGTCTGTGTGGCCGAGCGGGACCGTGTGGTGGATGTGGACGCGATCCTGAGCGCCTGCACGGCGCGGACGCGGATTGTCTTTATCGCCAATCCCGGCAATCCCACGGGCACGATCCTGCCCGAGGCGGAGTTGGCGCGGTTGGCAGAGGGCCTGCCCGAGAGCGCCATTCTGGTGCTGGACGGGGCCTATACCGAGTTTGCCGATGGGTATGACGGTGGTGTGGCCCTTGTTGAGGCGCGCGAAAATGTCATCATGACGCGCACCTTTTCCAAGGCCTATGGTCTGGGCGGGCTGCGGATCGGTTGGGGCTATGCGCAGGGGGCGATGATCGAAGTGCTGAACCGTATCCGGCAGCCCTTTAACCTGTCGCCCACGCAATTGGCCACCGCAGAGGCGGCGATGCGCGATCAGGAGTGGTTGACCAAAGTGGTCAGCGACACCGCGCGCAATCGCGCATGGTTGACCGAGGCGCTGCGAGAAACCGGCGTCGAGGTGGACGAGAGCCATGCCAATTTCGTATTGGCGCGGTTTGGGTCCGAAGACGAGGCGGCGGCCTGTGATGCGGCTTTGCGCGCCGATGGGATCATCGTGCGCCGGGTGGGCGGCTATGGCTTTCCCAATGGGTTGCGGATCACGGTGGGCGAGGAATCCGCCTGTCGCCGGGTGGCGCATGTCATTGGCCTGTTCAAGGGGGTTCGCTGA
- a CDS encoding prephenate/arogenate dehydrogenase family protein — protein MAHIYDRVALIGLGLIASSMAHAMRRAGVVGEITGYARSSDTREVAREIGLCDRVCESAAEAATGADLVVLCVPVGAMGAVAADIAGALKPGATVSDVGSVKKAVIEAVAPHIPAGVHFVPAHPLAGTEHSGPRAGFAELFDNRWCLIVPQAGSDRAAVERLEAFWQALGSNTDEMDAEHHDLVLAVTSHAPHLIAYTMVGVADDLRRVTDSEVIKYSAAGFRDFTRIAASDPTMWRDVFLNNKEATLEILGRFTEELFALQRAIRIGDGAHLHAYFTRTRAIRRGIIEAGQDTAAPDFGRVKKA, from the coding sequence ATGGCGCATATCTATGACCGGGTGGCGCTGATCGGTCTGGGGCTGATTGCATCGTCGATGGCGCATGCGATGCGCCGCGCGGGCGTTGTGGGCGAGATCACGGGCTATGCGCGCTCATCTGACACGCGGGAAGTGGCGCGCGAGATCGGGCTGTGTGATCGCGTCTGCGAGAGCGCGGCAGAGGCGGCGACGGGTGCCGATCTGGTGGTGCTTTGCGTGCCGGTGGGCGCGATGGGGGCTGTGGCCGCTGACATCGCGGGGGCGCTCAAGCCCGGTGCCACGGTCAGCGATGTGGGATCGGTGAAGAAGGCGGTGATCGAGGCGGTAGCGCCCCATATCCCGGCTGGCGTGCATTTCGTGCCTGCGCATCCCTTGGCAGGGACCGAGCATTCGGGGCCGCGCGCGGGCTTTGCCGAGCTGTTCGACAATCGCTGGTGCCTGATTGTGCCGCAGGCTGGCAGTGACCGGGCAGCGGTGGAGCGGCTGGAGGCGTTCTGGCAGGCGCTTGGATCGAACACCGATGAGATGGACGCCGAGCATCACGATCTGGTTCTGGCTGTAACAAGCCATGCGCCGCATCTGATTGCCTATACGATGGTCGGTGTGGCCGACGATTTGCGCCGCGTGACGGACAGTGAAGTGATCAAGTATTCCGCTGCCGGGTTCCGGGATTTCACCCGGATTGCCGCGTCTGATCCGACCATGTGGCGCGATGTATTTCTCAACAACAAGGAGGCGACATTGGAAATTCTGGGCCGCTTTACCGAGGAGTTGTTTGCGCTGCAACGCGCCATTCGCATTGGCGACGGCGCGCATCTGCATGCCTATTTCACCCGCACCCGCGCCATTCGGCGGGGCATCATCGAAGCCGGGCAGGATACCGCCGCGCCGGATTTTGGCCGGGTCAAGAAGGCATGA
- a CDS encoding extensin family protein — protein MRRAVLGMAMGLSLIASGCGRSDNDEVSRGGGLCGDPGLIGSVSGFKPHEVNGCGIERAVRLESVHGVRLSQAATLDCPTARALGKWVDRSAKPAVGRMGGGLTGLQVPAHYVCRTRNSQPGARISEHGRGKAIDVSALLLKDGTEISVLRDWNSGHKGRILKRVHGEACGTFGTVLGPNSDRHHLDHLHFDTAKHGNGPYCR, from the coding sequence ATGAGGCGGGCGGTTCTGGGCATGGCGATGGGGCTGAGCCTGATCGCCTCGGGTTGCGGGCGCAGCGACAATGATGAGGTCAGCCGGGGCGGCGGGCTTTGTGGTGATCCGGGGCTGATCGGGTCTGTCTCGGGGTTCAAACCTCATGAGGTGAATGGCTGTGGCATCGAGCGCGCGGTGCGGCTTGAATCTGTGCATGGCGTGCGGCTGAGCCAAGCGGCGACGCTGGATTGCCCGACGGCGCGGGCGTTGGGAAAATGGGTGGACCGGAGCGCCAAGCCGGCGGTCGGGCGCATGGGCGGCGGTTTGACGGGGCTACAGGTGCCCGCGCATTACGTCTGCCGCACGCGCAATAGCCAGCCCGGCGCACGCATTTCCGAACATGGGCGCGGCAAGGCCATCGACGTATCGGCGTTGCTGCTGAAGGATGGCACGGAAATTTCGGTGTTGCGGGATTGGAATAGCGGACATAAGGGCCGCATTCTCAAGCGCGTGCATGGCGAGGCCTGCGGAACATTCGGCACGGTGCTGGGGCCGAATTCGGACCGGCACCATCTGGACCATCTGCATTTCGACACGGCCAAACATGGCAACGGGCCCTATTGCCGGTAA
- a CDS encoding SDR family oxidoreductase: MRLSDGMAVVTGAGGGLGRALALELAARGQRVVALGRAPEGIAETAAMDPSGRITPLIADVADPQALRAAFAQITQIAPVTLLINNAAIYPRRDFLDETPESFAQTIAINLGGTVASTRLALDSMVETGFGRILNVSTFADLWPLPASSAYAVSKGAGRILTRALVADLADRFPGIVLTDWMPGMLATRMGVPHGLDPAQAARWGAALALWYDPTLNGAVFEQDREILPPRGLKGRIKDALLLRRRTARVIPT; the protein is encoded by the coding sequence ATGAGGCTCTCGGATGGCATGGCGGTTGTCACCGGCGCAGGCGGCGGGCTAGGGCGCGCTCTGGCGCTCGAACTCGCGGCACGCGGTCAGCGCGTCGTGGCCCTTGGCCGCGCGCCCGAGGGGATTGCCGAGACCGCCGCGATGGACCCAAGCGGTCGGATCACGCCCCTCATCGCCGATGTCGCAGACCCGCAGGCGCTGCGCGCGGCCTTTGCCCAGATCACCCAAATCGCGCCGGTGACATTGCTGATCAACAACGCCGCCATCTATCCGCGCCGTGATTTTCTGGATGAAACACCCGAGAGTTTCGCGCAAACCATTGCGATCAATCTAGGCGGCACCGTCGCCTCTACCCGGCTTGCCTTGGACAGCATGGTCGAGACCGGCTTTGGCCGCATCCTCAACGTCTCGACCTTTGCCGATCTGTGGCCTTTGCCCGCCTCCTCGGCCTATGCGGTGTCCAAAGGGGCAGGGCGCATCCTGACGCGGGCGCTTGTGGCGGATCTTGCCGACCGCTTTCCGGGGATTGTCCTGACTGACTGGATGCCCGGCATGCTCGCCACCCGCATGGGCGTGCCCCATGGTCTTGACCCGGCGCAGGCGGCGCGCTGGGGGGCCGCGCTTGCGCTCTGGTATGACCCCACGCTCAATGGCGCAGTGTTCGAACAGGATCGCGAGATATTGCCGCCGCGGGGTCTCAAAGGCCGGATCAAGGATGCGCTCTTGTTGCGCCGCCGCACCGCACGCGTAATCCCTACCTGA
- a CDS encoding GMC oxidoreductase — MTAAIQEGKWDVIVIGTGMGGGLIGRRLAERGLKVLFVEKGPQGHRSERQGLNPEIFDPTARQLRGYWPGPIRAQINGRASEFFGPIGAGVGGSSVFYAATLERPERHDLEATETRPHPTGGWPGGFDAMRDWYAEAETLLHICGDPDPLSPEPVTPLHRPPPLSATDAALMHSLQSEGLHPYRLHSAIRHLADCHECLGVKCPKPCKMDGRSAGVEPALATGNAALLDRCTVRRLCGTAHTVTHIEVTRDGETFTLTAPRIVLAAGALGSPRLLLASASEHWPDGCANGSGLVGRNLMFHLNEIFALWPPRGTPQSGPTKTISLRDFYHRDGQRFGTVQAMGIAAGYGEIVHTLNGMFDRSVLRHIRPLRHLTRLPAALAARILGRAQVFVGLMEDLGYPENRVTYDHRAPDAIDISYTLHPELLSRRRAFRRALRAGLRGHRRLFLTHTPELNFGHPCGTLRYGTDPATSVLDPECRAHGVDNLYVVDASFMPSSMGVNPSLTIAANALRVAEGIAQRRKAEI, encoded by the coding sequence ATGACCGCCGCGATCCAAGAGGGCAAATGGGACGTGATCGTTATCGGCACCGGCATGGGCGGCGGCCTGATCGGGCGCAGGCTGGCCGAACGCGGCCTCAAGGTGCTTTTCGTCGAAAAGGGGCCCCAAGGCCACCGATCCGAGCGTCAGGGGCTCAATCCCGAAATCTTCGATCCCACCGCCCGCCAATTGCGGGGCTATTGGCCGGGGCCTATCCGCGCACAGATCAATGGCCGCGCATCGGAATTCTTCGGTCCCATCGGGGCCGGGGTGGGCGGGTCCTCGGTCTTCTACGCCGCCACGCTGGAACGCCCCGAGCGCCATGATCTTGAGGCGACAGAGACCCGCCCGCACCCCACCGGCGGTTGGCCCGGCGGCTTTGACGCGATGCGCGATTGGTATGCCGAGGCTGAAACCCTGCTGCATATCTGCGGCGATCCCGATCCGCTCTCGCCGGAACCGGTCACGCCCCTGCACCGCCCGCCGCCCCTCTCTGCCACGGATGCGGCGCTCATGCACAGCCTGCAATCGGAGGGGCTGCATCCCTATCGCCTCCATTCCGCGATCCGCCATCTGGCCGATTGCCATGAGTGTCTGGGTGTCAAATGCCCCAAACCCTGCAAGATGGATGGCCGCTCTGCCGGGGTGGAACCGGCCCTTGCCACTGGCAACGCGGCCCTCCTCGATCGTTGCACCGTGCGCCGCCTCTGCGGCACGGCCCACACCGTCACCCATATCGAGGTTACACGCGACGGCGAAACCTTCACGCTCACCGCGCCCCGGATCGTGTTGGCCGCAGGTGCGCTTGGCTCGCCCCGCTTGCTTCTGGCCTCCGCCTCCGAGCACTGGCCCGACGGCTGCGCCAATGGCTCGGGCCTCGTGGGCCGCAACCTCATGTTCCACCTCAACGAGATTTTTGCCCTCTGGCCGCCGCGCGGCACGCCCCAATCCGGCCCGACCAAAACGATCTCGCTCCGCGACTTCTATCACCGCGACGGGCAGCGCTTTGGCACGGTGCAGGCCATGGGCATCGCGGCGGGCTATGGCGAGATTGTGCATACTTTGAACGGCATGTTCGACCGCTCCGTGCTACGCCACATCCGTCCCTTGCGCCACCTCACCCGCCTGCCTGCGGCGCTCGCGGCGCGCATCCTGGGGCGGGCGCAGGTCTTTGTCGGGCTGATGGAGGATCTGGGATACCCCGAGAACCGCGTCACCTATGACCACAGGGCCCCCGATGCCATCGACATCAGCTATACGCTTCACCCCGAATTGCTCAGCCGCCGCCGCGCCTTTCGTCGCGCCCTGCGCGCGGGGCTGCGCGGGCATCGGCGGCTCTTTCTCACCCATACGCCAGAGTTGAACTTTGGCCATCCCTGCGGCACGCTGCGCTACGGCACCGATCCCGCGACCAGCGTTCTTGACCCCGAGTGCCGCGCGCATGGGGTGGACAATCTCTATGTCGTGGATGCGTCCTTCATGCCCTCGTCTATGGGGGTCAACCCAAGCCTGACCATCGCCGCCAATGCGCTGCGCGTGGCCGAGGGGATCGCGCAGCGCAGAAAGGCAGAGATATGA